The following are from one region of the Nocardioides marmotae genome:
- a CDS encoding excalibur calcium-binding domain-containing protein yields MLASCPGQARVPGSGAPVRVDHDLSDPGAPLTGSPPAAPGGDAQPFANCTAARAAGAAPVRRGEPGYGPHLDGDGDGVACE; encoded by the coding sequence GTGCTCGCCTCGTGCCCCGGCCAGGCGCGGGTGCCGGGCTCGGGAGCTCCCGTCCGCGTCGACCACGACCTCAGCGACCCCGGCGCGCCGCTCACGGGCAGCCCGCCGGCTGCGCCCGGTGGGGACGCGCAGCCCTTCGCCAACTGCACCGCTGCCCGCGCGGCCGGCGCCGCCCCCGTGCGCCGAGGGGAGCCGGGGTACGGACCGCACCTGGACGGCGACGGCGACGGAGTGGCCTGCGAGTAG
- a CDS encoding lysoplasmalogenase: MSRATTLLPGAAYAALAIADTVAAGTGRRRLRRVLKPALMPTLAAAFHADLRDRGAHPGTRTLRRGTAAAQALSWGGDVALLGTGERALLTGLGSFLGAHVAYIAAFSSVRGDTRHYDTAGLKVALGAWATLAPLTSVAAGRRDPALRGPVAAYATILAAMFASSRMLDPALPPEARRRLQAGTALFLLSDSVLAAQMFLLREPRPALEAVVMATYTASQGLIAAGVARAT; this comes from the coding sequence ATGTCGCGAGCCACGACCCTCCTGCCCGGCGCCGCCTATGCAGCCCTGGCGATCGCCGACACCGTCGCCGCCGGTACCGGTCGCCGCCGACTGCGCCGCGTCCTGAAGCCTGCCCTGATGCCGACCCTGGCGGCGGCCTTCCACGCCGACCTCCGCGATCGCGGTGCGCACCCCGGGACCAGGACGCTGCGCCGCGGGACGGCGGCGGCCCAGGCACTCTCGTGGGGCGGGGACGTCGCCCTCCTCGGCACCGGCGAGCGCGCGCTGCTCACCGGCCTGGGGTCGTTCCTCGGCGCTCACGTCGCCTACATCGCGGCGTTCTCGTCGGTGCGCGGCGACACCCGGCACTACGACACCGCCGGCCTCAAGGTCGCGCTCGGGGCGTGGGCGACCCTCGCTCCCCTGACGAGCGTCGCCGCCGGTCGCCGGGACCCGGCGCTCCGGGGCCCGGTCGCCGCCTACGCGACGATCCTCGCCGCGATGTTCGCGAGCTCCCGGATGCTGGACCCGGCGCTGCCGCCGGAGGCACGCCGCCGCCTGCAGGCCGGTACGGCGCTGTTCCTCCTCTCCGACAGCGTGCTCGCGGCCCAGATGTTCCTCCTCCGCGAGCCCCGCCCCGCCCTCGAGGCGGTCGTCATGGCGACCTACACCGCCAGCCAGGGCCTGATCGCGGCGGGCGTCGCCCGCGCGACCTGA
- a CDS encoding ABC transporter permease — MDTISPAVGVDVGTQRQAVTARRRRRRPPLHLLRRWVSPVALVALWQLASSTGVLHERKLASPAQVAATAADLVQAGTLGTQTLISLQRVGLGFAIGASIGLALAIVAGLSRIGEDAIDPPMQMLRTLPHFGLVTLFIIWFGIGETPKVALIALGATFPLYLNTLGGIRGIERKTLEAAKALHLTWAQRIRHVVIPGALPQTLVGLRQSLGIAWLSLIVAETIASQSGLGYMINHAKDFLQTDVIVVGLAVYSLLGLATDAIVRHLERKALAWRS, encoded by the coding sequence ATGGACACGATCTCCCCCGCCGTCGGCGTCGACGTCGGCACGCAGCGCCAGGCGGTGACCGCCCGCAGACGGCGGCGCAGGCCACCGCTGCACCTGCTGCGCCGCTGGGTCTCCCCTGTCGCCCTGGTCGCCCTGTGGCAGCTGGCCTCCTCCACCGGTGTGCTGCACGAGCGCAAGCTCGCCTCCCCGGCCCAGGTCGCCGCGACCGCGGCGGACCTGGTCCAGGCCGGCACGCTCGGCACCCAGACCCTCATCTCCCTCCAGCGCGTGGGGCTCGGCTTCGCGATCGGCGCGAGCATCGGCCTGGCGCTCGCGATCGTCGCGGGGCTCAGCCGGATCGGCGAGGACGCGATCGACCCGCCGATGCAGATGCTGCGCACGCTCCCGCACTTCGGCCTGGTCACCCTCTTCATCATCTGGTTCGGCATCGGCGAGACGCCGAAGGTGGCCCTGATCGCGCTCGGCGCGACCTTCCCGCTCTACCTCAACACCCTCGGCGGCATCCGCGGCATCGAGCGCAAGACGCTCGAGGCGGCCAAGGCCCTGCACCTGACCTGGGCCCAGCGCATCCGGCACGTCGTGATCCCCGGGGCGCTGCCGCAGACGCTCGTCGGGCTGCGGCAGAGCCTGGGCATCGCCTGGCTCTCGCTGATCGTCGCGGAGACCATCGCCTCCCAGTCCGGGCTCGGCTACATGATCAACCACGCCAAGGACTTCCTCCAGACCGACGTCATCGTCGTCGGCCTCGCCGTCTACAGCCTGCTCGGTCTCGCGACCGACGCCATCGTCCGACACCTGGAGAGGAAGGCGCTCGCATGGCGCTCCTGA
- a CDS encoding maleylpyruvate isomerase family mycothiol-dependent enzyme, giving the protein MPDAALGLPYPVYLDHIRGESRRFREVLATCDPAARVPSCPDWTAADLLWHLAEVQGFWARIVRERPSPPDEDSPGPERPATYEGLLAAFDEQSAALVAELEAAGPDAAAWHWAPVRTVGTSYRRQAHEALIHRLDAEQAAGAETPLDPALAADGVLELVDVMYGGEAPAWGRFEPSAHLVRLDLLDRGASILLRPGTFTGTEPESRRTFDGPHVQVVAREAAAGDGSSASAVVAGTAEDLDAWLWQRRDDSRITVTGDPAAYDAFRAAVTQPLD; this is encoded by the coding sequence ATGCCCGATGCCGCGCTGGGTCTTCCGTACCCGGTCTACCTCGACCACATCCGCGGCGAGTCCCGTCGCTTCCGCGAGGTGCTCGCCACGTGCGACCCCGCCGCGCGGGTCCCCTCGTGCCCGGACTGGACCGCGGCCGACCTGCTCTGGCACCTCGCCGAGGTGCAGGGGTTCTGGGCGCGGATCGTGCGGGAGCGGCCCAGCCCGCCGGACGAGGACTCCCCCGGGCCCGAGCGCCCGGCGACGTACGAGGGGCTGCTGGCGGCCTTCGACGAGCAGTCCGCCGCGCTGGTCGCCGAGCTGGAGGCCGCCGGCCCCGACGCCGCCGCCTGGCACTGGGCGCCGGTGCGGACCGTCGGCACGAGCTACCGCCGCCAGGCCCACGAGGCGTTGATCCACCGGCTCGACGCCGAGCAGGCCGCCGGGGCGGAGACGCCGCTCGACCCCGCGCTCGCCGCGGACGGCGTGCTGGAGCTGGTCGACGTGATGTACGGCGGCGAGGCGCCCGCCTGGGGGCGGTTCGAGCCGTCGGCACACCTGGTGCGCCTCGACCTCCTCGACCGGGGCGCCTCGATCCTCCTCCGGCCCGGGACCTTCACCGGCACCGAGCCGGAGTCGCGCCGGACCTTCGACGGGCCGCACGTGCAGGTGGTCGCGCGTGAGGCGGCCGCGGGCGACGGGAGCTCGGCGTCGGCGGTCGTCGCGGGCACCGCGGAGGACCTGGACGCCTGGCTGTGGCAGCGCCGCGACGACAGCCGGATCACCGTCACCGGCGACCCGGCGGCGTACGACGCCTTCCGCGCGGCGGTCACCCAGCCGTTGGACTGA
- the pheS gene encoding phenylalanine--tRNA ligase subunit alpha, translating into MSGPNTDYDPVEVTPLKPEEVESARDAALAAIAAAGDLAELKQVRLDHAGDRSPLALANREIGALPPQARKEAGQRIGQARGAVNKALGERQAVLEVEHEERMLVEETVDVTLPTDRVRTGGRHPITLQSELIADIFVAMGWEIAEGPVVEAEWLNFDALNLGPDHPARTLQDTFWTEPVDHHVVLRTQTSPVQARTMLTRKPPIYVACPGRVFRTDEYDATHSPMFHQVEGLVVDEGITMAHLKGSLDHLAGQLFGAGIDTRFRPSYFPFTEPSAEVDVRCFVCRGVDSAECRTCRGEGWIEWGGCGVVNPRVLIACGVDPETYTGFAFGMGIDRSFMFRHDLGDLRPLFEGDVRFSAAFGTEI; encoded by the coding sequence ATGTCCGGACCCAACACCGACTACGACCCCGTGGAGGTCACACCCTTGAAGCCCGAGGAGGTCGAGTCCGCGCGCGACGCCGCGCTCGCCGCCATCGCCGCCGCCGGCGACCTCGCCGAGCTCAAGCAGGTGCGCCTCGACCACGCCGGCGACCGCTCGCCGCTGGCGCTGGCCAACCGCGAGATCGGCGCGCTGCCGCCGCAGGCGCGCAAGGAGGCCGGCCAGCGGATCGGCCAGGCCCGCGGCGCGGTCAACAAGGCGCTGGGGGAGCGGCAGGCCGTGCTTGAGGTCGAGCACGAGGAGCGGATGCTCGTCGAGGAGACCGTCGACGTCACCCTGCCCACCGACCGCGTCCGCACCGGCGGCCGGCACCCGATCACGCTGCAGTCCGAGCTGATCGCCGACATCTTCGTCGCGATGGGCTGGGAGATCGCCGAGGGCCCGGTCGTCGAGGCCGAGTGGCTCAACTTCGACGCGCTCAACCTCGGGCCCGACCACCCCGCGCGGACGCTGCAGGACACGTTCTGGACCGAGCCGGTCGACCACCACGTCGTGCTGCGGACCCAGACCTCCCCGGTCCAGGCGCGCACCATGCTGACCCGCAAGCCGCCGATCTACGTCGCCTGCCCGGGCCGCGTCTTCCGCACCGACGAGTACGACGCGACGCACAGCCCGATGTTCCACCAGGTCGAGGGCCTGGTCGTCGACGAGGGCATCACGATGGCCCACCTGAAGGGCTCGCTCGACCACCTCGCCGGCCAGCTGTTCGGTGCCGGCATCGACACGCGCTTCCGGCCGTCGTACTTCCCCTTCACCGAGCCCTCCGCCGAGGTCGACGTGCGGTGCTTCGTGTGCCGCGGCGTCGACTCCGCCGAGTGCCGCACCTGCCGCGGCGAGGGCTGGATCGAGTGGGGCGGCTGCGGCGTGGTCAACCCGCGGGTGCTCATCGCCTGCGGCGTGGACCCGGAGACCTACACCGGCTTCGCCTTCGGCATGGGCATCGACCGCAGCTTCATGTTCCGCCACGACCTGGGGGACCTGCGCCCGCTCTTCGAGGGTGACGTCCGCTTCAGCGCCGCATTCGGCACCGAGATCTAA
- a CDS encoding sensor histidine kinase, whose translation MDAQALADSLPDGVVVADADQQVELVSAPAARMLGVTPEEAVGRPLAEVLALRDQDGRAWVACNTPYAGLATRTGVPEQSWLLPDGTEVLVAARLHRDGVHQPVRRVAVTLRSGRGRARLDRERSDLVATVAHELRSPLTGVKGFVQALLNRWDKLNDDQKKLMLTTVSADADRLSRLIAELLDVARIDTGRLQLYPRPSDAAVLVTRIVESVQAGTARAVELVVDPHGDGLPTVHVDPDKFTQVVTNLVENGVRHGDGSVRVLVEAVAPGHETDPPGVRVTVDDEGEGIPEEMRRRVFTKFWKGGARGGSGLGLYLVHGLVRAHGGTVTIADAPGGGARLVTTWPSEDRRQE comes from the coding sequence GTGGACGCCCAGGCCCTCGCCGACTCGCTGCCCGACGGAGTGGTCGTCGCCGACGCCGACCAGCAGGTGGAGCTGGTCTCCGCCCCGGCCGCCCGGATGCTCGGCGTGACCCCCGAGGAGGCGGTGGGCCGCCCGCTCGCGGAGGTCCTCGCGCTGCGCGACCAGGACGGCCGCGCGTGGGTGGCCTGCAACACGCCGTACGCCGGGCTCGCCACGCGCACCGGCGTGCCCGAGCAGTCCTGGCTGCTCCCCGACGGGACCGAGGTGCTGGTCGCCGCGCGGCTGCACCGCGACGGCGTCCACCAGCCGGTGCGCCGGGTGGCGGTGACGCTCCGGTCCGGCCGCGGCCGCGCCCGGCTCGACCGCGAGCGCTCGGACCTGGTCGCGACCGTGGCCCACGAGCTGCGCTCGCCGCTGACCGGGGTCAAGGGCTTCGTGCAGGCGCTGCTCAACCGCTGGGACAAGCTCAACGACGACCAGAAGAAGCTGATGCTCACCACGGTCAGCGCCGATGCCGACCGGCTCAGCCGGCTCATCGCCGAGCTGCTCGACGTCGCCCGGATCGACACCGGCCGCCTCCAGCTCTACCCGCGTCCCTCGGACGCCGCGGTGCTGGTGACCCGGATCGTGGAGTCGGTGCAGGCCGGCACCGCCCGGGCGGTGGAGCTGGTGGTCGACCCCCACGGGGACGGGCTGCCCACGGTGCACGTCGACCCGGACAAGTTCACCCAGGTGGTGACCAACCTGGTCGAGAACGGCGTCCGGCACGGCGACGGCTCGGTCCGGGTGCTGGTCGAGGCGGTCGCCCCGGGCCACGAGACCGACCCCCCGGGCGTCCGGGTCACCGTCGACGACGAGGGCGAGGGGATCCCGGAGGAGATGCGCCGACGGGTGTTCACCAAGTTCTGGAAGGGCGGCGCCCGGGGCGGGTCCGGCCTCGGGCTCTACCTCGTCCACGGCCTCGTCCGGGCCCACGGCGGCACGGTCACCATCGCCGACGCCCCGGGCGGCGGCGCCCGGCTGGTCACCACCTGGCCGAGCGAGGACCGCCGCCAGGAGTGA
- a CDS encoding SseB family protein, with the protein MSTGSDGTTSGGIGGERPDQKRILGPGFPDDTGEAPPAYVAAATAYAADRTRYGDVLAALTGSRLLVPVVAVLGEVEVDEHGLAHDKTSDMAAVLLTGADGRLALLAFSGTAAMAAWDPDARPVPVPARVAAQSAVQEGAAALVVDVAGPVRVVVEGEDLQALAAGWTLARVGDRRAWIRPTAE; encoded by the coding sequence GTGAGCACGGGAAGCGACGGCACGACCAGCGGGGGGATCGGCGGAGAGCGGCCGGACCAGAAGCGGATCCTCGGCCCCGGGTTCCCCGACGACACCGGTGAGGCGCCGCCCGCCTACGTCGCGGCAGCGACGGCGTACGCCGCCGACCGCACGAGGTACGGCGACGTGCTGGCCGCCCTGACCGGCTCCCGGCTCCTCGTGCCGGTCGTCGCGGTGCTCGGCGAGGTCGAGGTCGACGAGCACGGGCTGGCCCACGACAAGACCTCCGACATGGCCGCCGTGCTGCTGACCGGCGCCGACGGGCGGCTGGCCCTCCTGGCGTTCTCGGGCACCGCCGCCATGGCGGCCTGGGACCCCGACGCGCGGCCCGTGCCCGTGCCGGCCCGCGTCGCGGCCCAGTCGGCGGTCCAGGAGGGCGCGGCGGCGCTGGTGGTCGACGTGGCCGGGCCGGTCCGCGTGGTCGTCGAGGGCGAGGACCTCCAGGCGCTCGCCGCCGGGTGGACCCTCGCGCGTGTGGGGGACCGCCGGGCCTGGATTCGGCCGACGGCGGAATGA
- the infC gene encoding translation initiation factor IF-3, whose protein sequence is MSTELRINDRIRVSEVRLVGPNGETVGIVPTADALRLAQEADLDLVEVAPMARPPVCKLMDYGKFKYENAQKAREARRNQTNVIIKEMKLRPKIDAHDYETKKGHVVRFLKAGDKVKITIMFRGREQHRPELGFRLLQRLAEDVTDLGFVESAPKQDGRNMIMVLGPHKKKADAKVDQQVAKEAKSAERAAVVAEERAERDAAHAAGPVAQKKERGRSENLDPEIDA, encoded by the coding sequence ATCAGCACCGAGCTTCGTATCAACGACCGGATCCGGGTTTCCGAGGTCCGCCTCGTTGGACCCAACGGCGAGACCGTCGGCATCGTGCCGACGGCCGACGCCCTCCGCCTCGCGCAGGAGGCCGACCTCGACCTGGTCGAGGTGGCTCCGATGGCGCGCCCGCCGGTCTGCAAGCTCATGGACTACGGCAAGTTCAAGTACGAGAACGCCCAGAAGGCCCGTGAGGCCCGTCGGAACCAGACGAACGTGATCATCAAGGAGATGAAGCTTCGTCCGAAGATCGACGCGCACGACTACGAGACCAAGAAGGGTCACGTCGTGCGGTTCCTCAAGGCCGGGGACAAGGTCAAGATCACGATCATGTTCCGTGGTCGTGAGCAGCACCGTCCCGAGCTGGGCTTCCGTCTGCTGCAGCGGCTCGCCGAGGACGTGACCGACCTCGGGTTCGTCGAGTCGGCGCCGAAGCAGGACGGCCGCAACATGATCATGGTCCTCGGCCCGCACAAGAAGAAGGCCGACGCCAAGGTCGACCAGCAGGTCGCGAAGGAGGCCAAGAGCGCCGAGCGTGCCGCCGTCGTGGCCGAGGAGCGTGCCGAGCGCGACGCCGCGCACGCCGCCGGCCCGGTCGCGCAGAAGAAGGAGCGCGGTCGCTCCGAGAACCTCGACCCGGAGATCGACGCCTGA
- the rpmI gene encoding 50S ribosomal protein L35 yields MPKNKSHSGAGKRFKVTGSGKILREKAGKRHNLEKKPSKVTRRMSGTVELAKADVKRAKKMLGL; encoded by the coding sequence ATGCCCAAGAACAAGAGCCACTCCGGCGCCGGCAAGCGGTTCAAGGTGACCGGCTCCGGCAAGATCCTTCGCGAGAAGGCCGGCAAGCGGCACAACCTCGAGAAGAAGCCCTCGAAGGTCACCCGCCGGATGAGCGGCACGGTCGAGCTGGCCAAGGCCGACGTCAAGCGCGCGAAGAAGATGCTGGGTCTCTGA
- a CDS encoding TrmH family RNA methyltransferase, which produces MTTIPPLAASNTRVKDARRLSRRSVRSERRLFLADGPKAVEGALGRPGTVVEVFATVAATASYAALVAAAERAGVAWTLVEDKALASLSDSVTPAGVVALCRHLDRPLADLLAADRETRLAALCADVRDPGNAGTVVRCADAAGADLVVLAGSSVDAHNPKTVRASVGSLFHVPLAVEPDAASAVRAAQDAGLLVLAADGAGEVDLHAPEAEPLLARPTAWLFGNEAWGLPDELAALADHRVRIPIHGRAESLNLSTAAALCLYASARAHRA; this is translated from the coding sequence CTGACGACGATCCCGCCCCTGGCCGCGAGCAACACTCGCGTCAAGGACGCACGCAGGCTCAGCCGTCGCTCGGTACGTTCCGAGCGGCGGCTGTTCCTCGCTGACGGCCCCAAGGCCGTCGAGGGCGCCCTCGGTCGGCCCGGCACGGTCGTCGAGGTCTTCGCCACCGTCGCCGCCACGGCGTCGTACGCCGCGCTGGTCGCGGCCGCCGAGCGGGCCGGCGTCGCGTGGACGCTGGTCGAGGACAAGGCGCTCGCGTCCCTGAGCGACAGCGTGACCCCCGCCGGTGTCGTCGCGCTCTGCCGCCACCTCGACCGCCCGCTGGCCGACCTGCTCGCCGCGGACCGGGAGACCCGCCTCGCGGCGCTCTGCGCCGACGTCCGCGACCCCGGCAACGCAGGCACCGTCGTGCGCTGCGCCGACGCCGCCGGGGCCGACCTCGTGGTGCTCGCCGGCAGCTCGGTCGACGCCCACAACCCCAAGACCGTGCGCGCGAGCGTGGGCAGCCTGTTCCACGTGCCGCTCGCGGTCGAGCCCGATGCGGCGTCCGCCGTGCGGGCCGCGCAGGACGCCGGCCTGCTGGTGCTCGCCGCGGACGGCGCCGGGGAGGTCGACCTGCACGCCCCCGAGGCCGAGCCGCTGCTCGCCCGCCCGACGGCGTGGCTGTTCGGCAACGAGGCGTGGGGCCTGCCCGACGAGCTCGCCGCGCTCGCCGACCACCGGGTCCGCATCCCGATCCACGGCCGCGCCGAGAGCCTCAACCTCTCCACCGCGGCCGCGCTCTGCCTCTACGCCTCCGCGCGCGCCCACCGCGCCTGA
- the pheT gene encoding phenylalanine--tRNA ligase subunit beta: MKAPLSWIKEYVDVPADVSTAELTERLTMTGLKLEAIHSPGAEITGPLVVGRVLTMEPEPQKNGKTINWCTVDVGEANGTGEPQGIVCGAHNFAPGDLVAVVLPGGVLPGGFAISARKTYGHVSAGMICSARELGLGEDHDGIIVLPADAGEPGQDVRPLLGLDEEIIELEVNPDRAYGLSLRGIARDVEVSVAGATGFRDPALRETPPADDAGWPVEVEDAEGCPVFVARTVSGFDPEAPTPDFIAQRLQAAGMRPISLAVDVTNYVMLETGRPIHGYDADKVQGTIRVRRARAGETLTTLDGTQRRLSEEDLVVTDDSGIIGLGGVMGGETTEMSASTTRILVESAHWDATSMFRTGKRHKISSEAGKRNERGVDPTICEAAADRVVELLTTYGGATADPGHTVVGTPPAAAPITMAVSLPARISGLDVDADQVVADLEAVGCAVERDGDQVVATPPPWRPDIRDPHDLVEEVVRLRGYDRIPSVLPKAPGGRGLTRAQALRRRVGRTLAGAGWVEVVDFPFVGDADLDALGIPADDPRRTLLRLSNPLSAEAPAMTTTLLPALLRTAARNVGHGNTSVAIFETASVTLPRATGPAPILPVDRRPTAAELAELLDALPDQPLHLGLVATGEAAPAGWWGAGRPVDWTDAVAGVRVVADALGLELTTRPAALAPWHPGRCAELLLGDVVVGHAGELHPRVCTTLGLPARSVAAEVDLDVLLQHAVHLRPAPAFSTYPVAKEDVALVVDADVPAGEVEAALREGAGELLESVRLFDVYTGDQVGEGRRSLAFALRFRAPDRTLTEDDIVGAREAAVARAAERTGATQRT; the protein is encoded by the coding sequence ATGAAGGCCCCCCTGTCCTGGATCAAGGAGTACGTCGACGTCCCCGCCGACGTCTCCACCGCCGAGCTCACCGAGCGGCTCACGATGACCGGCCTGAAGCTGGAGGCGATCCACAGCCCCGGCGCCGAGATCACCGGTCCGCTCGTCGTCGGCCGGGTGCTCACGATGGAGCCCGAGCCGCAGAAGAACGGCAAGACCATCAACTGGTGCACCGTCGACGTCGGCGAGGCCAACGGCACCGGCGAGCCGCAGGGCATCGTCTGCGGCGCCCACAACTTCGCCCCCGGCGACCTCGTCGCCGTGGTGCTGCCGGGCGGCGTGCTGCCCGGGGGCTTCGCGATCTCCGCGCGCAAGACCTACGGCCACGTCTCGGCCGGGATGATCTGCTCGGCCCGCGAGCTCGGCCTCGGGGAGGACCACGACGGGATCATCGTGCTGCCCGCCGACGCCGGCGAGCCCGGCCAGGACGTCCGGCCGCTGCTCGGCCTCGACGAGGAGATCATTGAGCTCGAGGTCAACCCCGACCGCGCCTACGGGCTCTCGCTGCGCGGCATCGCCCGCGACGTCGAGGTCTCCGTCGCCGGCGCCACCGGCTTCCGCGACCCGGCCCTGCGGGAGACCCCGCCGGCCGACGACGCCGGCTGGCCGGTCGAGGTCGAGGACGCCGAGGGCTGCCCGGTCTTCGTGGCCCGCACGGTCTCCGGCTTCGACCCCGAGGCCCCCACGCCCGACTTCATCGCCCAGCGCCTCCAGGCCGCCGGCATGCGCCCGATCTCGCTGGCCGTCGACGTGACCAACTACGTCATGCTCGAGACCGGCCGCCCGATCCACGGCTACGACGCCGACAAGGTGCAGGGCACGATCCGGGTGCGCCGCGCCCGCGCCGGCGAGACGCTCACGACCCTCGACGGCACCCAGCGGCGGCTCTCCGAGGAGGACCTCGTCGTCACCGACGACTCCGGGATCATCGGCCTCGGCGGCGTGATGGGCGGGGAGACCACCGAGATGTCGGCGAGCACCACCCGGATCCTCGTGGAGTCCGCGCACTGGGACGCCACGTCGATGTTCCGCACCGGCAAGCGCCACAAGATCAGCTCCGAGGCCGGCAAGCGCAACGAGCGCGGCGTCGACCCGACGATCTGCGAGGCCGCGGCCGACCGCGTCGTCGAGCTCCTGACGACGTACGGCGGCGCGACGGCGGACCCCGGCCACACCGTCGTCGGCACCCCGCCGGCGGCCGCGCCGATCACCATGGCGGTCTCCCTCCCGGCGCGGATCTCCGGGCTCGACGTCGACGCCGACCAGGTCGTCGCCGACCTCGAGGCCGTCGGCTGCGCCGTCGAGCGCGACGGCGACCAGGTCGTCGCGACCCCGCCGCCGTGGCGCCCCGACATCCGCGACCCCCACGACCTGGTCGAGGAGGTCGTGCGCCTGCGCGGCTACGACCGGATCCCGTCGGTGCTGCCGAAGGCGCCCGGTGGCCGCGGCCTGACCCGCGCCCAGGCGCTGCGCCGCCGCGTCGGTCGCACCCTGGCCGGCGCCGGCTGGGTCGAGGTCGTGGACTTCCCCTTCGTCGGGGACGCCGACCTCGACGCCCTCGGGATCCCCGCCGACGACCCGCGCCGCACCCTGCTGCGCCTGTCCAACCCCCTGTCGGCCGAGGCGCCGGCGATGACGACCACGCTGCTGCCGGCGCTGCTGCGCACGGCCGCCCGCAACGTCGGTCACGGGAACACCTCGGTGGCGATCTTCGAGACCGCCTCGGTCACCCTCCCGCGGGCCACCGGCCCGGCGCCGATCCTGCCCGTGGACCGCCGGCCCACCGCCGCCGAGCTCGCCGAGCTCCTCGACGCGCTCCCGGACCAGCCGCTCCACCTCGGCCTGGTCGCTACCGGCGAGGCCGCGCCCGCCGGCTGGTGGGGCGCCGGCCGGCCCGTGGACTGGACCGACGCCGTCGCCGGCGTCCGGGTCGTCGCCGACGCGCTCGGCCTGGAGCTCACCACCCGCCCGGCCGCGCTGGCCCCGTGGCACCCCGGCCGCTGCGCCGAGCTGCTGCTCGGCGACGTGGTCGTCGGCCACGCCGGCGAGCTGCACCCGCGGGTCTGCACGACCCTCGGGCTCCCGGCCCGCTCGGTCGCCGCCGAGGTCGACCTGGACGTCCTGCTCCAGCACGCGGTGCACCTGCGCCCGGCGCCGGCCTTCTCGACCTACCCGGTCGCCAAGGAGGACGTCGCCCTCGTCGTCGACGCCGACGTCCCGGCCGGCGAGGTCGAGGCCGCGCTCCGCGAGGGGGCCGGCGAGCTGCTGGAGTCGGTGCGGCTCTTCGACGTCTACACCGGCGACCAGGTCGGCGAGGGGCGCAGGTCGCTCGCCTTCGCCCTGCGGTTCCGGGCCCCCGACCGGACGCTCACCGAGGACGACATCGTCGGCGCCCGCGAGGCCGCCGTCGCCCGCGCCGCCGAGCGCACCGGCGCCACGCAGCGCACCTGA
- the rplT gene encoding 50S ribosomal protein L20 — protein sequence MARVKRAVNAQKKRRTTLERASGYRGQRSRLYRKAKEQVTHSLVYSYNDRRKNKGNFRKLWIQRINAAARAQGMTYNRFIQGLNLAGVEVDRKILAELAVNDVAAFNALVEVAKNALPEDVNAPKAEASA from the coding sequence ATGGCACGCGTCAAGCGGGCAGTCAACGCCCAGAAGAAGCGCCGTACGACCCTCGAGCGCGCCAGCGGCTACCGCGGCCAGCGCTCGCGCCTGTACCGCAAGGCCAAGGAGCAGGTCACCCACTCGCTGGTCTACAGCTACAACGACCGGCGCAAGAACAAGGGCAACTTCCGCAAGCTGTGGATCCAGCGGATCAACGCTGCGGCCCGCGCCCAGGGGATGACCTACAACCGCTTCATCCAGGGCCTCAACCTCGCCGGTGTCGAGGTCGACCGCAAGATCCTGGCCGAGCTGGCCGTCAACGACGTCGCCGCGTTCAACGCGCTCGTCGAGGTCGCCAAGAACGCCCTCCCCGAGGACGTCAACGCTCCCAAGGCGGAGGCGTCGGCCTGA